TCCTTGCAACGTTGAACGCTGAAACACCAAGTTGGTCTTCGGCTCCACCGCAATTACTGGTATTCTTAATAAGTTAGGTTGGTTGGTGGAGCCGGCGGAGGTTACGAGCCTTGGCATAATTTCCGCATGATCACATCCTAATAAAACAATCAAGCGTTAGCTGGCATCCAACATCCGGAAGTCGTGTACTCCCTGCTCAGATGCACAAAAAcgccatatttaattttagatatGATAACAGATGCGACCAATCATTTGAAGAACCATGTGATCTTGGGCACGACTCCCAAGACTTGGAAGAAGAGAGGTAAGAGCAACTAATTTATTACAAACAATCACAGCCTAAAGTGTAGAGAAATATTAGAAACAATGGGAGGATAGTAATTGAAATAATATGGGACACACTAGAAAAAGCCAATAATTTTCCGCCTGtagaaaaaattttctttcactATTATAGAAAATCAATGCTTGAGTATATAATGCATGAAAAAGTAATTTTTTAAGATTTGATTAACCGTAAGAAATAACACGTTCCAGAACGGCATATATTTGGTTGAGTATGAGAAAGTTATGTAAATTACTtattttattcttaataaaaaaatcttatCCTATTTTACCTAAAAGCTTTAGGGTATTTTGGATTGTTCTAATTTTTAGCTAgtgaaaattagattttttcatATTCCGcataaatttttgttttctacaaaatgtgaaaattttatttttatgaaaaaattacTTGATCGCTCTTGTTTGAAAACTTCAAGAAAACACGAAGAAGCACTTCTGCATGTCCCATTAAGCAtactttttctcctcttttttctgcaaaccaaacgagtccaAAGTACTTCAACAGATTGGCTTGCAAATCATTGAAACTATCATAATTGGACTTTTAAGGGTTGATGCTGAGGTGAGCTTATTTTTGAGATTTCAATTTTTCTAGGGCATTTCTCTGTTTcccaaaaggaaaagaaaagaaaagaaacaggaTACACTAACCCAGCGTGAGCTGACAGAGGTTAGACCAAAAACAATGGTAACTCGCCTGGGATTTGGATTTGAATTTTTTATCATTACCTATTTGTAACGCTAAAAGCTCGGGTGTCCGCCCACGCACGGCCAGACATTACAGTCCAAAGCTTTCCTATTTCGCAACAAGATGAAAGGAATTTTCACTTGGCTCAAAACCCCTTTCAAGTGCCCCAatagttttcttttttattaacaaAGATCGCCTTTTCTATTAAAAGAATTCAATGGTTCTCCTTTTGCGGGCCAAACATTAGCTGGAGATAATTTGAATAGAACTGGGAAATTTTATGGCCAATGTGCATAGATGGTGATGAATGGATATTTGAAATGGTCTCAAGAAGCGCGGCGCTGCaacaaaataaattaatttcatTAAGAACTACATGAAAAATCCTGTTACTGATTTTATGTTGATTTTCTTCGATTCTTATTGGTCGTTACAAACTTTACCATCTCGCCCTGCACCTTGCTATTAACTGtgcaactttcttttcttttcttttttttcattttttgggtttaagcagcacatttagatttCCCTAGAGCATATACATCTTGTGGCATTAGTATGAGTAACATTTCATTACTGAAACCAAATCTATTAGGCTGAGTACCACATAATTGAGCTTGAATGGTTAGCCACATAAAAGGCTACTCAATCAACCGCCCTGTTCATCGTCCTGTAAATGCGAATGATCCTAAAATGACTAAAAGTGGAGATAACCTCATCATGTTATCTAGGATAAGGTGAGAGAAAATTGAGTTGGACAGAGCTCTGATAAGCTATTTGATAACCGTCTTGGAGTCTCCCTCTAGAATAATGTTGGGGCTCTCAGACAACTATATACCTTTCTCTCCCAATACCAATTTTTCTTGTATACTtttttcttatcaaagaaaaaacCTCTCTTGTATTTtcctgccaaaaaaaaaaaaagcgagaGTCTCACATCGGCCGCTCCACCGAAACAGTCAGATTAGATTAGACTGCACCAAGAAAATGCCTGCAATAATATAACTTTACATCACCAGATATATGCAATActgaaactctatatttaagcTGCAGCATGTCAGACTTATCTCACCCAGTAAACATTTAAGCAGACTTATTCTCAGAAATTTGAGCACTTCATTTTTTGAGAGAAGAATTTGAGCACAAAGATGTTGATATAATTATCGCTTTTCAAAATATGCTTTCAGAAAACATGACAATTCGTTCAATTATACTGATACAACTCTACAAAATCCATTAAGGACACAAGAAACAATTCGCTTATAAGGATATTGCTGCAGCTATACACAACTGTAATGAGAAGAACTTCTAATTCATCATAGCATCAGCAATTCAATTTTGTAGGCTAATTTTTCTGACTACAACTTCAACTTCCTGAAATGACTTTCTTCAGAGTGTACTTCCTTGCAAAAGCAAGATATATGAAAAAATTTAATGCACATAGGCCTGCCCACGCCAAGAAATAGTAGTCAAGGTGCCCTTTGTTCAGATCATCAGGCATCCAGCCTAGTTCCCCTCCTCCTGTTGTTATGGCTGCAATGATTGTGACGACAAGAGAGCTCAAGTAACTGCCTAGTGAGATCGAGAGCAGTGCCAGTGCTGTGCACAAGCTCTTCATTGATTCAGGTGCCTGGCCATAGAAGAATTCAAGCTGGGTGATATTACTGAAGACGTCCGAGCCAGCCTGAATGAATAGCTGAGGAAGTTGCCACAAAATACTTAGTTGCGGTTCACCAGCCTTGACCCTCTCCAACCTCCTCATCTCCACATAAGCAGCTGTTGCCATTGTTAGGATTATTAGAACACGGCCGATTCCCATCCGTTGCAGCTGGGAAAGTCCAGCTCCATTCCCAAAGTGGCTTTTAGTTGCCGGGCCTATGATTTTATCATAGAAAATGACCCAAACCATGACGCATATCACTTCGAAAGAACCCAAGGATGCTGGAGGGATGGAGACGGAACCAACCCTGGTGTCCATTACAGTCCCTTGTTGGATGAAAGTTGTAAACAGTTGAACACATGCAGCTGAATAGATGACGCCGGTTGCCCATATCGGAAGCAAGCGTAGAAGTATCTTCAGCTCCTCCACTTTACTGATGGGACACAGTCTCCATAAACTATGAGAACGACCATCCTTCAAATCTGAATCAAGAACAGTAGCAGCTTTGTCTAGAAACCTGAGAAAGTGATGCAAAATCTTAATAGGTCATTTTCTATTCCTTTGCGAAGTcttgaattgaatgcagaaaGGAAGGGTAAGGCAAGATATAGAACCTAAGAATGAAATCAGGCTTCATCCACAAGATAATGACTATGGATCTAGAAAAATGTGTGAAGATCAATGGTATAAAAAAAAGGGCATATACCCGAGTTCAACCCATTACGACAGTATATAATCAAAGTCGATGCTTTAAGGTGGTAAACAGCCATATTTAGCACCTGGTGTTGATCCTGTAGTTTTAACGTGTGTATGTGCGTGTACATATACATGCAAAGAAAACCATCTACCATCTTGACTTTGACTTGGTAATATAAATTCAATCGGATTTGTTGCAATTTAATGACTTGTCACTAACATTATGTTCTATTGTAATGGGTGGAGCAATCTCAAGAATAACAACTATGTAAAAGTACCTGAATTCATTGGTATGCGCTAATCTCTGTTGCATCGACTTGTCTTTCTCCTCGTACAAGAGACTGACATCCCTGGGAACTTCTAAGTTCCTCTTCCTGAAAGCAGCAACCAGTACCTGAAAAACACTCTTCAAAGGGCTGCCAGTTGGCATCCGCATCCGATAACTCGGTGTTCCTAAGAGAAAGGCCCAGAGGGCTACAAATACAAGAAAAGTTGCAATCCCAAATCCAAGGGCCCAATCTATGTTTATTTGTATCCAGACTATCAAAATGCCCGAAGTAAAAAATCCTAAGGTGACAGAGAGATAGAACAGACTGAAAAATGcccccttcttctctttctctgcTGGTTTCTCATCATCGAACTGGTCtgcaccaaaaggaagcaatgcTGACTTGACTCCGCCACTCCCAAAGGCAACAAGATACAACCCAGAAAAGAATACAAATTTTTGAACTCCATTTGCTGGGGGACATGAACCCCCTTCACATGCAGGAGGCTTTAATGATGGAGAGAGAGCAAAGAAGGTGATTGTTACCATCCCCTACCAGTGTTTAAGAAATGCAGATCAGAACAGAAGAATAATCAGAATAAACCAGTATAAAATTACTTTTATCAATTGAGGAAAAGTACAAAATTGCTtttatcaaagaaaaggaacaccATAAAAGAAATCTGGGAATGAGAAATGAAGGGTTATAAATCTGACATACGATGAGATATATGATATGGGAAAACAAGATTGTTTTGTAATTTCCCAGATATGAATCAGCTATGACGGCTCCAATCAACGATGTGGAATAACTTGTTCCAGTCCAATTAGAAACTTCTGCTGCACTTGCAGCACTGCCCACATGAAGAATGCTGTGAAGATATACAACTAAATTTGCACCAATGCCATTGAACGCCGCACTGTCTAAGAAATTGAACCCTACATGATCAATGTATTTACGTAAGCATTTGACTACAGTAAATTCAATTCCTCTAGATTACAGTTCAGCCATTaagtatatatgcaaaattGCAAACTATAGGCTTCTATCCCTGTGCTTCACAAGAAATATACAGTAGTAATTGCATCCATATACATTAGAAAGATGTATCTCTAATAAACAAGTATAGAATGGGATCATACCCAAAATAATTGCCGGTGCCTTTGAGTTGCTAGGTTTTTGCTGCGACCGGGACTGCTGTTCTACTTCCAATGATCTGTCACCTTCATGGTAGCTTGATGAATAACTCTGAAAGGCGACCAAGTATCAGCATGAATAATAAAGAAATTCTACTGGTAATGTTCTGTtagtttcttcatttttttcatgatcatataattaattactataAGAGAATATCAAATGTCCATGAAGGTAAGAAGCATATATGGCACTATATCAATAGggaaagaatttttctttttataatagTATGGATCACTAAAAGAAGTAAAGAGCATATCAGTAATACGCAGTTTGTGATTATCAACCAAAAGAGAACTTCAGAGCTGTAACAACATTCTCTTACTTTGCATGTCTTAAGTTGTGATCAAAGTGCACTTTTcatgactctctctctctctctctctctctctctctctgtgtgtgtgtgtgtgtgtgtgtgtgtgtgtgtgtgcacgcGCGCATGCGTGCATGTGTGGTGAGGAGTGCAATGGGAGTGCCAAAATTGTCGGAAAGTAAATCAAAGTTTGATGAAGTATAAATCAGTCTTGATGTATTAATTTAGCATTCATGAATGTGGCTCTAAGTATTTGTAAATGATGTCCCTTACAGTTCTATGTAAGTGTTTAATACTTGTGTCTTTTGGGGTATTGTAGTATATTTAGGTAAGGGCGTACAGAGAGTCATAGAGTCTTGCATTCAGTCAGTTTGTAAGTGGGACAACCAAGTGAGGAATTGTTGTGTTGAGTATCTCCAAATTAGTCCCTTTGTAACCTTGTTTGAGAAATAGAATATTGTTTATTTCTTGTTCTACTTTCTCTTCTTGAGCTTTCAATTTTTCCCCACATTAAGCAGAGAATACTAAGTGTTTGTAACCTTGTTTGAGAAACAGATCGCTAAGCAGCAGGGCCCCACATTAATCAGTCCAAGTCTGTTCTCACAGAAATTTTGTCATCTATCTAAAATTGCATTAATCTCTAAAATAGAAAACATCGTAGAGATTTTATGCCCTTATGCACCTTGAAACTGAGATGCTTTTCTCCATTCAACAAAAGGGAGTCAAAAGATCACTACTTTGATACAAGAGACTTTGAGCCAGCTGGTTGGCAACCCTTTCTTCAGTGCATGAGTTGAGGAGAGGTTCTTCTTTCAAACCCATAAGGTGGCAATACCACAGTATTtctccaaaaaataaataagaagaaaaggatCATCTCAACCCATGTATCTACTGTTACTTTTTCTGTCAACAAATTTTGCATCTCATACATAAAATCTGATGCTGACGTTCACAATCTATGAACTGTGAAGGCATAATTTAATGATTGTGTCGATTGGCAAGGCAAAAACCACGGCAAATTTTGAGTTTGAGTTGGAATCATGCAGGAAAGATGCAACGACATGTCTTGAAATTAGCTGACTA
Above is a genomic segment from Phoenix dactylifera cultivar Barhee BC4 chromosome 2, palm_55x_up_171113_PBpolish2nd_filt_p, whole genome shotgun sequence containing:
- the LOC103706428 gene encoding protein NRT1/ PTR FAMILY 8.3-like — its product is MEHEDSVEKGEARPLLSNKSYSSSYHEGDRSLEVEQQSRSQQKPSNSKAPAIILGFNFLDSAAFNGIGANLVVYLHSILHVGSAASAAEVSNWTGTSYSTSLIGAVIADSYLGNYKTILFSHIIYLIGMVTITFFALSPSLKPPACEGGSCPPANGVQKFVFFSGLYLVAFGSGGVKSALLPFGADQFDDEKPAEKEKKGAFFSLFYLSVTLGFFTSGILIVWIQINIDWALGFGIATFLVFVALWAFLLGTPSYRMRMPTGSPLKSVFQVLVAAFRKRNLEVPRDVSLLYEEKDKSMQQRLAHTNEFRFLDKAATVLDSDLKDGRSHSLWRLCPISKVEELKILLRLLPIWATGVIYSAACVQLFTTFIQQGTVMDTRVGSVSIPPASLGSFEVICVMVWVIFYDKIIGPATKSHFGNGAGLSQLQRMGIGRVLIILTMATAAYVEMRRLERVKAGEPQLSILWQLPQLFIQAGSDVFSNITQLEFFYGQAPESMKSLCTALALLSISLGSYLSSLVVTIIAAITTGGGELGWMPDDLNKGHLDYYFLAWAGLCALNFFIYLAFARKYTLKKVISGS